DNA from Branchiostoma lanceolatum isolate klBraLanc5 chromosome 9, klBraLanc5.hap2, whole genome shotgun sequence:
ttttttcccTTCCAGCTACACCTGTAACTGCAGCAACACTGGTTTTGTGGGGAACGACTGTGAGGTAGAGATCAGGGAGTGTGACTCCAGCCCCTGCCAACATGGCGGCATCTGCAACGATCTCATCAACTACTACAACTGCTCATGTTACGATGGATTCGAAGGCTACAACTGTGAGACAGACATCGACGAATGCGCATCGGATCCATGTCAGAACGGAGCAACGTGTACAGAGAATTCAGCGGGTGGGAACACGGACTGGCCCAACGCCGGAGGGtacatgtgtacgtgtgttCCAGGCTATGCTGGGGACAACTGTGAAACAGATATCAACGAGTGTGATTCTGATCCATGTCAGAACGGAGCAACCTGTAACGACTTGATCAACATGTACACCTGCGACTGCGTGCCAGGATTCAGGGGCACGAACTGTGAGGAGAACATTGACGAGTGTTCGGAATACGGCGGCAACCCATGTCAGAATGGGGCCAGGTGCGTCGATGGTATCAATGACTACACCTGTGTATGCTCACAAGGACTGGGTGGTAAGAACTGTTCGGTAACACTGATCGGTTGCAATGTAAATGGGTGTGAAAACAACTCCACCTGTGTGCCATACTTGCAAGATGAAGCAACTGACACGCACAATTACACCTGTAACTGTGATAACGGCTTTGTTGGCCGCAACTGTGAGAAAGGCACAACTCTGTCGTTCGATGGAAGTGGGTTTATTGTTGTCCCTCCGCAAACTGGCCCCACTGTCACATTGCAGATCAGGTTCAGAACCACATTGCCATCTGGCGTTCTGGCCTTCGTTGGGGATGCAAACCACCACGGCATCTTGGAGATTGTTGACAACAAGATACAGCTCACCCACTTTAACGGTACTGTGAAGAGAAATGTCGAAGTTAACAAGATCATCAGTGATGGGGAATGGCACGACGTCACCGCAAGCATTATGGAGTCTGGTAccatgtctgtttgtgttgatGTCTCCAACTGTAATGATGGTAGCGTCGGTCAGACCGTAGATTTTGGAGACCTGCATGTCGGTGGAGCCGACAGCTCTCTGCTTGCTCTGACAACATCTCGTAAGAACTATGTAGGCTGTGTGGAGGACATTGTGAGGGATGGTTATGCCATCGTAGCAGCAGACTACATTTCACAGGGATCTGGATCCATCGCGGAGGGGTGTGATCGGAAGGATCAGTGTAATCCGGATCCGTGCTCGGGGAAGGGCATGTGTACAGACGAGTGGATCCAGTACACGTGCGAGTGTGAACGGCCTTACACTGGAAACAACTGCAACTACAGTAAGTGCAGCATACTCTTTTGCTGTCTCTTTTCTAAGAGTACCTTGTAGTTTTTTCAACATTGCCAGTGTTAATCACACTTCGTGCATAGTGGGATTTTCAATGAAGTTGATAATATGTGGTTTATTCAGAGCATTGCTAAAATGTTTTCTGCTGCTATACCTGTAGTGCTGATTAGCTGAGGCTAGTGTCTGCTAAAGATGTCAAGAAAGTAGCAAATTTTGCATGCTGTTGTGGGTTTTACTGTCTGTAGGCGAGTAACGCTGCAGTTTTGTAATGATCCTGATTCACTAAGTGATCCTCTTTTGTTGTCATCTTTATTTACTTCACAGCCTTCAGCACCGGCACCTTCAGCAACGAAGACTCAAGCAGTTTTGCCAACTTTGTGGTTCCTCGCAGCAGTCCTAACGAACCCTTCAAGGTCTCCATGTTCTTCCGCACGCGGAAACCGGACGGTCTGCTGATGTTTACTGGAGAGCCGGGAGTCGCCCCTGGATCGCCACCTGAAGATGCTAACTATGTTGCAGGTTTGGACCTTTTTTTGCTCCTTCCAAAAAAGTTCTCTTTTACATGATAGTGATCCTGAAGAGTAGAGCtaaagggataggtgaggtgagagCTAAAAAGGTGAATTATGATTCTTAGTTTGCGCATAGGTTTTGTCCAACAAAGAAGTGATAAGATGTAGGTTCAGATCCAGATATGCAGATGCTGTATTATTTCTCCAAGGAGTATAAACTGTTGTAAAGAGACTTGAAAAAGAATTGaataatgtaacattacatgtagctGCCAGCCAATGGAATCTTGCATCCAAGCAGTTAAATTTGTCATGTCAAAAAGTACTCCTAAAGTCTCATCTTATATATGGAAGGGAAGTTCTTTAGCCGATTCTGGATACTTCTACTGCTACTCTCAAATCGCGTAGTGTTTAAGTTATGAGTAGTCAACTTCTGTGTCATATGTAGATTTGTTTGAGTATTAAAAAGTAAatcttttctacatcttcagtGCAACTTGTCAATGGAAGAATCCGTGTTGACGTCAAGGAGGAGGGTGAGACTATTGACCAGCCAAAGAGCTACACCCTGGGCGGAAGGCTTGCAGATGGAGAGTTCAAGTTTGTAGATGTGTCGATAGACGGAGAGAACATGTATATCAACGTGAACGACCAGGTCAGCAATACCATCACACTCGACAATGCTCCTAACCTACCAGGCGGTGTGTTGTATATCGCTGGTATGGACTTCCAAAACCCTGAAAATCTGGGTCTTTCCACCACCGAGCCATTTAAGGGGTGTATCCAGGACCTGCGGTACAACGAAACACGACTCGACTTCTATCCGCTCGCCATACCTGGCTTCCAGCTCGACTCTCCATCTCTTGATTCTACTGGCCTCAGTAACGTTAACAACACCTGTGTGAGTGACGACACCTGTGCCAGCAGCCCCTGTACCAACGGCGGTGTCTGCACCATTACCTGGAACGACTTTGAGTGTGACTGTCCTGTAGGGTACACAGGGAAGAACTGCTCTGAGACAGACTTCTGCTTCTCCAGTCCATGTCCATCCAACTCCACCTGCAACAACCTGGATGATGGGTTTGAATGTAAGTATTCTGTTTTGACAATGTGGATTGTCGTCCCTGGTATTGTGTCAGACTTTAATTTCCAGGTAGTAACAAAGTGTTATGTAGTCAATGttaaacaaaaatgtaaaaacgcTGTTGAACAGAATATTGTTAAAGAAAATTATGGCATATAATGTGTACACGTGCTCAGATTTGGAAGAAAACTTACTCTGCAGacattttcatttcagtttATTTCTTCAGTTTGCCTTTTTTTCAACAGTGACTCAGTAAACCTCACAACAAGATCTGTTCCTTCTTTATAAATcaaaacctgtacatgtgtattttcacCAGGCCTTGCATCTGCCACCTTTGACCAAGACATGCTGGAGTACAGCACCAGCCCAAGTTTCACTGCTATTGACAACACCCTTCAAGTCAGCTTCCGGACAAGAGAAACGGACGCTCTTCTAGTCAGAGCCTCCGGTGGTTCCACGACTGTTGAGCTCGAAATTGTTGGCGGAAACGTCCACTTCACCTACAATAATGCGCTTTCTGCTGAGGGAAGCCTTGATGTGAGCGACGGAGAATGGCACACAGCAGAAGTCACGTTCTTGGGGACGGTGGCACAGCTGACTGTGGATAACGGTGCTGAAAATGTTACAGCAAACATGGGACAGGCTGCTCCAAACTTCGACAACTTTGTCGGGCAAGACACCATCCAAGTTGGGAGCCAAGGCGGGCAGGGTTACTTCAAGGGCTGCATGGAGGATCTACGCGTGGGTGGGGTCCTTTTGCCGTTCTTTGAGTCCTCTCAGATCCCGACAAACGCCTCCCAGAAGTTCAACCTCAAGTCAGCCGGTAGCATCACCGTTGGTTGCACAAGCGATGACGTTTGCGGGCCACAGCCTTGTGTCAACGGCGCCACCTGCTCTGACATCTTCAACGACTACAACTGCACCTGTGTGCCAGGGTACTCTGACAAGAACTGCAGCACCAACATAGATGAATGCGCATCAGGCCCCTGTCTAAATGGAGCCACCTGTCAAGATGCCATCAATGAGTACTCCTGCGACTGTGTTCCTGGGTACTTTGGGGACCACTGTGAGACAGAAATCAACGAGTGTGACTCCAGCCCCTGTCAGTTCAACTCCACGTGTATCGACCTGGTCAATGCCTTCTTCTGTAACTGCTCCACCAACTACACGGGTGAATTCTGTGAGGTTAACGTAAGTTCAGTCAATCATTGCTACTTCTTTACTTTGGTTGCAGCTGATATGTTTGGAGCTGTTGGTTATAGAAAAATGATCTTTTAACTCAATATTTACTGCCTTTTTACTTTGAATAACTGCCTTTCATAATTTTGTCAGCTTCTTGCTCAAATGCTAGCTAACAGAATTGCTGAAAGGAGATGTAGTTGTGAACACCAGGAAAAAGGAACATGCACTTTTTGCATTGAAGGTGTTTTAATCTGTTGTATTAAGGGTGGTTGTGTTGCAGTAACAAAGGCAGATAAAAACTGATGCATTGAATGTACAACACTGATTGACAAACTTGTGATGTTATTGAACTGTGGCTGTGTAGAGCTGGCATAAGCTAATGAAAACTGATGCCATTGAATGTGCAAGACTGATTTGGCAACTCATCTTATGTGACAAATGATGAAGCCTGGCTGTTGCATGACAAAAGAGCTTTGTTGCGACACTTACAGATCTTTGAGAGGTGCGATGCTGGGCCGTGTCAAAATGGAGCTACATGTAATGATCTCAACATTACTGCGACTAACAAGGTATGAGATTTTAAAACTAAGTGTTAAAGAGTTGTATGCTCTTGTGGATACTAAGAATGGTTGAAGCAAGAAATTGTATTGTTGTATAGTTGTATATTATTTTTAATGAATCAGATGTAATAATGGtgtttctttaatttttcttttattgacCAAAGACTTGAAGTGTTGATACAATGTATGCTTAAGAAATTAGTCCTGTTCATCACAGTGTAATATGCCATGCTTGATAAGTTTAATGTGCCATAAGTTAGGCCTGTTTCGTGTGATATTGCATTTTACAAAGCCACATTTTACGTAGAACATGTGCAGGATGTAACATCGGTctgttgttggtgttgtttgtACGATGGAAattgacaaaacaaatgtaGCACGGCAACAATAAGACATATACATTTTTTCCCAGTTTTATCCAACAACCAACTCCAGTCAACAACCAtatttccttggtcccttgagtggttggatacaagtttgactgtatcacaAAGACTGAAACTGTTAACATGTAACCTTCCCCCAGGCGGCGTTTGAGTGCATATGTCCCCCTGGCTACGAGGGAAAGCTGTGTGACCAGGAGATTGACTACTGCGCCGGCCAGCCCTGCAGGTTCGGGGCCACCTGTTCCAACAACAGGCAGATATTTGACTACGAGTGCGCCTGTGTGCCAGGATACACCGACAAGAACTGCAGCACCAACATTGACGAGTGTGCTTCTGACCCATGTGAGAATGGGGCACAGTGCACCGATCTTGTCAATGGTTACACATGCCAGTGCACAGACGGTATGTGTGTCTTTTAAAATGATTATGTGTTGTTTAAACTTATCTAATGCTGAATATGTTCATCGTTGCATTGCCTAGGAAAGATTTTCAGACTGGTTGAACTGTATGCTATCCATAATTTTGTAATATCCTTGATTCAAAAAACTTCTGAATGGGTTAAGTTATTTGGttattttgtattattcatGAAGTTTCTTAGCTTTCCATGCTGTTGTGTGTACTCACTCTGTTCCAACTATTTTTACAGGGTGGAATGGAACAGAATGCAATGTTGACATTGACGAGTGTTTGACGATAACCTGTGAGAACAATGGCTCCTGTGAGAACCTGCCCGGGTCTGTCAAGTGCAACTGTGCCGAGGGATATGAAGGTGACACTCCTTTTTCTTTTATGTCCAGCAGTCTCTGTCTGTGCCAAATAAAAGAAATTCCTGTACTCAAATTGGCCTTACATGAATATGCCCTCtttcaaaacatatttgaaatatggtttgaaaaatgatatgatttatttatGGCCAGTttaatgtactttttacagCGATCTAGTTCCATATGAAGGGAAATTTTTAGCGGCTTGTAAAACGTTTACATTTAGGTTCCACTGACCCCACTGAAAGCATTTCAGCACAAAGGGCAGTGCAGGTGAACTGTTGTGTGACAGTGAATATTATACATAATGACTACCTTGTCTAAAATTACATGTTAATGTCCATGTTGATCTTCACTTGTCCTGCACACTACATCGACAGGCACCCATTGCGAATTCCGTAGTTGTGAGGAGGGCCATTGTATGAACAATGGTAGCTGTAGAATGACTCAGCAGGGcagggtctgtgtgtgtgccgaCGGGTTCCCAGGTAAAACCAAACCGAGGCCACAGGCCTTGCGAAAAGTTGGTCAAAAGTTCCAGTTTCTCACCCTTCAGTTTTTAAACCTTTTGTTCTTTGGTTTGGAATCAGTTGTCGTTGTGACAAGTTTTACTGATGTGTTTGTTCGATGTGTTGTGTAAGAGGTGTCAGTGAAAACATTTGTGGTGACTGCACAGCCCCTGTCCTCCATGTTTTATTTCAACGTTAACAAATCACTTTTTGTGATCAGAGTTTGAACTTTTCACATTCAAAATTTAAGGCTTTTAAGTATTTTATAAGATTCTAGATATATTTTCTGACCTAGTTTTGTTAAAATCCTGGTTTACCACTTCCAACAATCCCTAATTGTTTCTTTTGCATGCTGGAAAAGTTTGACTTGCAGGAATGTTGTCCAAACTATTTCTGATGCTGCTATTACTAAGCAAATATTACATTCACAGTGCGCATGATGcttacatgtagtgtttatgtGGACGTTTGATTCTTGAAACTTGCTCCACTGTTtacatacttttttttaataagAACATTCCTCAAACATGCatgatactttttttcagtcatAGATCTGGATGTACTGCTATCAATCTTAGTTTGTTATGTTGACTGTCatttttagtacatgtagatgcatgaAGCGGATGCAAGGCAGTGCATGGCATGCATGGGTGTTCTGCTgtgaagttacatgtatagcCAACATGTCTTCTTTCTTGTGTTGTATTCTaggatacaatgtatttcaaggTAACAGAATTAACTGGTGGATTCTTTGATCAGTGATGACATCACATCTACCCTTTCGTCCTCTTGTAGGCGACCGATGTGAACTTGACATAGACGAATGCAACACGACCTTCCCATGTCAAAATGGGGCCACGTGTAACAACTCAGTTGGAACTTACACATGTAACTGTACCCTGGGCTACTCTGGGCACGACTGTGACGTGCCTGTTTGTAGCGGTGACGTGTGTCTGTATGGTTCGACCTGTATGACAAACTCCACTCATTGGTCATGCCTTTGTGCCGAGGGCTACCAAGGTATGATGGGAAGGAAAATGACGACTTTGACCTTGACGGTGGTTAACCTCCGGGCAATGAGGATTGCTGTGGCCTTTGGAATACTCCATTTTACATTCAGGGGGAGGACAGTCAGATAACATCTGTAACGTCTAATAACATAATTCCATGGAGGTACAtgattctgccaccctgaaaagatacttcAAAACAGATGTCCAACCAAACGTTTATCCCTTAAGATTAGAAGATGTTCCCTGTAGTTCTGTCTATACTTTGCTGGAAAGGGTGAAGAATAAGAACTAGCACAATCAAGCAAACAATCAAGTCCCAGCAATCCTCATACCCAGTGTTCTGTGGTGATAGCTTGGAGATAACCCTGTGGTGTTGGGCCCTGCATGGTGCTCAGTGCATGCTGGTGCATGTGGTCTGTTAATGTAGCCTCAGTACTAGGAGCATGCTGTTTGGGAAGTGTTGGTGTAGGATTAGCATGTGTAGGgaactttatacatgtatcttcttgcGTTTTGTTTGTAGATTTTGTATTTCAGCTTCCCCTTCAGTTGATGCATGCAGTAATTTCTTTCAGTATAGGAACACAGTCAAGTAGATATGTACTGATGTACAGGTACTGCACACTTTACCTGGACATCAGTGCATGTGTCCTGTATATCCTTACTGTCCATATCACATGCACATACCTGTATACATAGTGCTGAGAACAAGATGCCTTTGTGCTAGATAATGATTCTCCCTTCAGCTAGAATGTGGATGCCTGATGAGGTTCTGATGTGTTGATactgacaatacatgtacatgtatctgtcctGTCCCAGGCCTACGCTGTGATGAGGATTTTGACGAGTGTCAAACCTCTCCCTGTGAGCGCAGCGCCCCCTGTAATAACACGTTCGGCGGCTACGAGTGTCTCTGTCCGCTTGGCTATGCCGGTCAGAACTGCTCTGACCCGAGGTGCACTCCTGATCTGTGCGCTAATAACGCTACCTGCAATGATACAGGCCCAGACTGGGTCTGTTACTGTGAGGATGGGTTGGAAGGTGAGGTACGCCTCCAGGCATACATTTAGCCGGCTGGCTGTTCTTCAGAACCTTCTGCACTGTTTAGATTGGCATGGCTGCTTTGGTGATATACCGTCGTATGGTAGTTCATTTCTTTCCTTCACTCCCCAAGTTATTTGTTGGCTCAAAGCAATTAGTTTTGTCTGTTGGCATGGCCATATAGGTGTTTTCCTTCCTGGTTTTGCATAGCAGCTTTTAAGCGTTGCTTTTGGTCTTTGCAGTCATTAGTAACAGATCTTGGAACAGCCGATTGTCTCTTTTTCCTTCACTTTTGCAGGCCAGGTGCTACCTATCCGTTATTCCTGTGTTTATTTCTTTCATTGCCCTTTACCTGAACCCTTTTGTCATTGTGAATAATGCTTGGCTTCTATTCGGTGTTTGTTGGATGTTGTTGCGTTCTCTGTGGTGTTTCAGCTGCTGATAGAAATTGCATGTATGGCTATCAACTATCTTAGTTTTCACATCTTCTCCATTCAACTGAGTAAAAGTGATGCATAGAAAACTGAGCTTGTTGTTTCATTATGTCATGATGTCTTGAACAAATTGcaatattcaaacatttttgGAATTTCCCACCCCTCCTTTCACAGGACTGCGATGCAATGAAGACGTAGATGAGTGCATGGGCGCTCCTTGTGAGCATGGTGCTCGCTGCAATAATACCTATGGCAGTTTCCAGTGTATCTGTCCCCTGGGGTACACAGGGCAGACCTGTGGGATGCCCCAGTGTTCGGCTGACTTATGTGCAAACAATGCCACCTGTAATGACACTGGCACTGACTGGGTGTGTGATTGTACTGAAGGGTTTGAAGGTGAGGTGTAGTAGTTACATGTACCCCTGCATGAGCCTCATGGACTGGCAATTTGtcctagctacatgtagaaaTGCATGTCATTGTATGTTTCCcattagaaaaacaaacatcttcAAGTTCTTTTGCTTTCGTTAGAATCAGCATTGCTTTATCAGACTTGCATTCATACTTTTAATCTTGTTTTGAAATGACTGAAGTGTCTTGTTTTCCCACTAGAAGCATGTACGTGCTAAATACAGTGTCTTGTTTGTACTCTCCTACTCAATGGAAATGTGTTTCATACAATTTCTGttgtttgtaatttttcatttgtGTTGGACTTGGTTTACAACAGTATTTCAAGTGGAATGTGGAGTTttcctttgttgtttgtctCATTGAAcagttgattttgggccccgtGGTTTTGACTGGTTATACTTTCACCTTGGTTGTGACTCCTGAGTTGTTGGTTCATCTTGTTTGTCAGTCTTGAGTTGTAGGTCCATGCTTTCAATGTagaattgtacaggcagatCTGTCTATCATGCTCAATTTAAATGAACTGAAACTCATTTCTTACTACATCATCACAAACTTTAAGGTGCTTTTAGTTTCTTTAAGATATAGCTCAATATTGTGACAATACTTGTTGTCTAACAAAGTCACAAACAGTGTTCCTCCTGTCTTTTGCAATCCATTCCCGCCATCCTCTCTATAGGCCTGCAGTGTGATGAAGACATAGATGAGTGCATGAGCGCCCCCTGTGAGAATGATGCACTCTGCAAAAACA
Protein-coding regions in this window:
- the LOC136441165 gene encoding protein crumbs-like isoform X5 is translated as MENARGCFLLGVGLSLLAVVAAQTTQAPTPSANAFFNGFNSYAVLPNTLDITSRLTSFSFRTCNGGQLLRQEGSNGDYIEMSLLESGVLRFSFRKAGGRGEDFVDLGSGLTTNQMWHTVNLEYSVGNLTLSVDGEQITVASQTVRSYVLDIDLSGSVDGGVMIGRGLIGCVYEGPGVQLTTATSQSSVQWGSCPLENVEGCDGPVDTDACVSHPCENGGKCVDEIQNYTCICTTRYTGRNCEIDTGPLCESQANLCYNGGVCQEQQNGNYTTCVCRDGWAGPRCTESPCVSEPCMNGATCLNVTGGYQCTCPDGFAGVNCEININECASVPAPCKNGGVCTDDIFGVICDCTDTGYEGPFCQDDVNECNNDPCQNSGTCFNRPGGFTCQCAQGWDGETCENELDECISDPCQNGATCEDRQGSYFCNCVSGFEGTNCETSQACQAQPCNLEEDCFPEGLDYRCECKPGYEGSAGNCREIDECASNPCRNRGTCNNYINYYNCSCRDGYYGYNCENTNECVLRPNYCRNGATCRDLTASFECVCAVGFTGEDCSENIDDCAQNTCQNGATCMDGTNQYTCNCVDGFAGDRCQTNIDDCSPDPCQNSGTCTDLVNDYRCECTTAWAGKNCTQANLCEVPTPVVCEDGKVCFISEDGLGTDCQCPLGYTGVNCADNIDECDPDPCQNNATCIDGINKFVCNCTSGWQGVTCEEDIDECHPSPCQHDSVCVNNEGSYDCFCRQGYHGKNCELDINECYSEPCQNGATCQDLIAEAKCTCAPGYTGVWCEREIRECDSDPCQNGGTCIDLIARYNCSCMPGWEGVNCEQEVDECESSPCLNGGQCTDLFNNYTCNCSNTGFVGNDCEVEIRECDSSPCQHGGICNDLINYYNCSCYDGFEGYNCETDIDECASDPCQNGATCTENSAGGNTDWPNAGGYMCTCVPGYAGDNCETDINECDSDPCQNGATCNDLINMYTCDCVPGFRGTNCEENIDECSEYGGNPCQNGARCVDGINDYTCVCSQGLGGKNCSVTLIGCNVNGCENNSTCVPYLQDEATDTHNYTCNCDNGFVGRNCEKGTTLSFDGSGFIVVPPQTGPTVTLQIRFRTTLPSGVLAFVGDANHHGILEIVDNKIQLTHFNGTVKRNVEVNKIISDGEWHDVTASIMESGTMSVCVDVSNCNDGSVGQTVDFGDLHVGGADSSLLALTTSRKNYVGCVEDIVRDGYAIVAADYISQGSGSIAEGCDRKDQCNPDPCSGKGMCTDEWIQYTCECERPYTGNNCNYTFSTGTFSNEDSSSFANFVVPRSSPNEPFKVSMFFRTRKPDGLLMFTGEPGVAPGSPPEDANYVAVQLVNGRIRVDVKEEGETIDQPKSYTLGGRLADGEFKFVDVSIDGENMYINVNDQVSNTITLDNAPNLPGGVLYIAGMDFQNPENLGLSTTEPFKGCIQDLRYNETRLDFYPLAIPGFQLDSPSLDSTGLSNVNNTCVSDDTCASSPCTNGGVCTITWNDFECDCPVGYTGKNCSETDFCFSSPCPSNSTCNNLDDGFECLASATFDQDMLEYSTSPSFTAIDNTLQVSFRTRETDALLVRASGGSTTVELEIVGGNVHFTYNNALSAEGSLDVSDGEWHTAEVTFLGTVAQLTVDNGAENVTANMGQAAPNFDNFVGQDTIQVGSQGGQGYFKGCMEDLRVGGVLLPFFESSQIPTNASQKFNLKSAGSITVGCTSDDVCGPQPCVNGATCSDIFNDYNCTCVPGYSDKNCSTNIDECASGPCLNGATCQDAINEYSCDCVPGYFGDHCETEINECDSSPCQFNSTCIDLVNAFFCNCSTNYTGEFCEVNIFERCDAGPCQNGATCNDLNITATNKAAFECICPPGYEGKLCDQEIDYCAGQPCRFGATCSNNRQIFDYECACVPGYTDKNCSTNIDECASDPCENGAQCTDLVNGYTCQCTDGWNGTECNVDIDECLTITCENNGSCENLPGSVKCNCAEGYEGDRCELDIDECNTTFPCQNGATCNNSVGTYTCNCTLGYSGHDCDVPVCSGDVCLYGSTCMTNSTHWSCLCAEGYQGLRCDEDFDECQTSPCERSAPCNNTFGGYECLCPLGYAGQNCSDPRCTPDLCANNATCNDTGPDWVCYCEDGLEGLRCNEDVDECMGAPCEHGARCNNTYGSFQCICPLGYTGQTCGMPQCSADLCANNATCNDTGTDWVCDCTEGFEGLQCDEDIDECMSAPCENDALCKNTYGSFQCICPLGYTGQTCEAPECTADLCANNATCNDTGTAWVCHCTEGFEGERCQNDIDECTIEDLCQNGATCVNSPGAFLCNCSAGFKGSRCETPTCVPNPCLNSGICALEDSWSCTCTEGFAGERCGIRGPCADFPCQNGANCSQNVNANPMTFDCECAYGWDGDDCTAEVDWCASSPCENNGNCSSVNTQGFTCACEPWLAGPTCEEDKDDCLSNPCLNGATCRDRTGEVGVECACTPYWKGETCDEDRNECEEPEEEEYRCPLNVTASDCENLEGNFTCMCLSGWAGEYCREEVPTTLGRGTDLGLILGPSIAAAILLLIIILLVLLLLMKSKRATRGTYSPSRQEMTGSRGVEMGGMLKPPPEERLI
- the LOC136441165 gene encoding protein crumbs-like isoform X3, which codes for MENARGCFLLGVGLSLLAVVAAQTTQAPTPSANAFFNGFNSYAVLPNTLDITSRLTSFSFRTCNGGQLLRQEGSNGDYIEMSLLESGVLRFSFRKAGGRGEDFVDLGSGLTTNQMWHTVNLEYSVGNLTLSVDGEQITVASQTVRSYVLDIDLSGSVDGGVMIGRGLIGCVYEGPGVQLTTATSQSSVQWGSCPLENVEGCDGPVDTDACVSHPCENGGKCVDEIQNYTCICTTRYTGRNCEIDTGPLCESQANLCYNGGVCQEQQNGNYTTCVCRDGWAGPRCTESPCVSEPCMNGATCLNVTGGYQCTCPDGFAGVNCEININECASVPAPCKNGGVCTDDIFGVICDCTDTGYEGPFCQDDVNECNNDPCQNSGTCFNRPGGFTCQCAQGWDGETCENELDECISDPCQNGATCEDRQGSYFCNCVSGFEGTNCETSQACQAQPCNLEEDCFPEGLDYRCECKPGYEGSAGNCREIDECASNPCRNRGTCNNYINYYNCSCRDGYYGYNCENTNECVLRPNYCRNGATCRDLTASFECVCAVGFTGEDCSENIDDCAQNTCQNGATCMDGTNQYTCNCVDGFAGDRCQTNIDDCSPDPCQNSGTCTDLVNDYRCECTTAWAGKNCTQANLCEVPTPVVCEDGKVCFISEDGLGTDCQCPLGYTGVNCADNIDECDPDPCQNNATCIDGINKFVCNCTSGWQGVTCEEDIDECHPSPCQHDSVCVNNEGSYDCFCRQGYHGKNCELDINECYSEPCQNGATCQDLIAEAKCTCAPGYTGVWCEREIRECDSDPCQNGGTCIDLIARYNCSCMPGWEGVNCEQEVDECESSPCLNGGQCTDLFNNYTCNCSNTGFVGNDCEVEIRECDSSPCQHGGICNDLINYYNCSCYDGFEGYNCETDIDECASDPCQNGATCTENSAGGNTDWPNAGGYMCTCVPGYAGDNCETDINECDSDPCQNGATCNDLINMYTCDCVPGFRGTNCEENIDECSEYGGNPCQNGARCVDGINDYTCVCSQGLGGKNCSVTLIGCNVNGCENNSTCVPYLQDEATDTHNYTCNCDNGFVGRNCEKGTTLSFDGSGFIVVPPQTGPTVTLQIRFRTTLPSGVLAFVGDANHHGILEIVDNKIQLTHFNGTVKRNVEVNKIISDGEWHDVTASIMESGTMSVCVDVSNCNDGSVGQTVDFGDLHVGGADSSLLALTTSRKNYVGCVEDIVRDGYAIVAADYISQGSGSIAEGCDRKDQCNPDPCSGKGMCTDEWIQYTCECERPYTGNNCNYTFSTGTFSNEDSSSFANFVVPRSSPNEPFKVSMFFRTRKPDGLLMFTGEPGVAPGSPPEDANYVAVQLVNGRIRVDVKEEGETIDQPKSYTLGGRLADGEFKFVDVSIDGENMYINVNDQVSNTITLDNAPNLPGGVLYIAGMDFQNPENLGLSTTEPFKGCIQDLRYNETRLDFYPLAIPGFQLDSPSLDSTGLSNVNNTCVSDDTCASSPCTNGGVCTITWNDFECDCPVGYTGKNCSETDFCFSSPCPSNSTCNNLDDGFECLASATFDQDMLEYSTSPSFTAIDNTLQVSFRTRETDALLVRASGGSTTVELEIVGGNVHFTYNNALSAEGSLDVSDGEWHTAEVTFLGTVAQLTVDNGAENVTANMGQAAPNFDNFVGQDTIQVGSQGGQGYFKGCMEDLRVGGVLLPFFESSQIPTNASQKFNLKSAGSITVGCTSDDVCGPQPCVNGATCSDIFNDYNCTCVPGYSDKNCSTNIDECASGPCLNGATCQDAINEYSCDCVPGYFGDHCETEINECDSSPCQFNSTCIDLVNAFFCNCSTNYTGEFCEVNIFERCDAGPCQNGATCNDLNITATNKAAFECICPPGYEGKLCDQEIDYCAGQPCRFGATCSNNRQIFDYECACVPGYTDKNCSTNIDECASDPCENGAQCTDLVNGYTCQCTDGWNGTECNVDIDECLTITCENNGSCENLPGSVKCNCAEGYEGDRCELDIDECNTTFPCQNGATCNNSVGTYTCNCTLGYSGHDCDVPVCSGDVCLYGSTCMTNSTHWSCLCAEGYQGLRCDEDFDECQTSPCERSAPCNNTFGGYECLCPLGYAGQNCSDPRCTPDLCANNATCNDTGPDWVCYCEDGLEGLRCNEDVDECMGAPCEHGARCNNTYGSFQCICPLGYTGQTCGMPQCSADLCANNATCNDTGTDWVCDCTEGFEGLRCENDTNECLNSPCQHDSLCNNTFGSYECSCSLGYVGRNCETPNCTADLCFNNGTCDDSGSEWVCTCGEGYEGERCQNDIDECTIEDLCQNGATCVNSPGAFLCNCSAGFKGSRCETPTCVPNPCLNSGICALEDSWSCTCTEGFAGERCGIRGPCADFPCQNGANCSQNVNANPMTFDCECAYGWDGDDCTAEVDWCASSPCENNGNCSSVNTQGFTCACEPWLAGPTCEEDKDDCLSNPCLNGATCRDRTGEVGVECACTPYWKGETCDEDRNECEEPEEEEYRCPLNVTASDCENLEGNFTCMCLSGWAGEYCREEVPTTLGRGTDLGLILGPSIAAAILLLIIILLVLLLLMKSKRATRGTYSPSRQEMTGSRGVEMGGMLKPPPEERLI